One window of the Epinephelus moara isolate mb chromosome 24, YSFRI_EMoa_1.0, whole genome shotgun sequence genome contains the following:
- the LOC126385588 gene encoding zinc finger and SCAN domain-containing protein 12-like, with protein sequence MCSVESLREFVNERLTAAAEEILGVFKRSIVEYEEEIDRQRRLLDIVLKPEIKLHRTELPQQHVCKEEEVVPEQQLCIEERKSSVDQEEPEPPEIKEEEEEVCSSQEGEQLVVKQETDGFMLTPADEESEHSEDQTLDFIHDDTQSAAEKESVFKMPVISSVISEATSEHQLLCHNSHVAESQDEEEYQHGDSGSTRNTELQAEKRHHESEMNSNSPHTSAVINLNTGKKPLKCDICGKVFECKSKLQRHLNSHTGERPYLCKTCGKRFSDASVLKRHMTIHTGEKPYTCKVCGRAFGRNGDVKIHMRTHTGVKVHHLSTEVPVEVTHIQERDCLHAKHVAELSEACSIKHAKKSGE encoded by the exons ATGTGTTCAGTTGAGTCTTTGAGAGAGTTTGTCAACGAGcgactaactgctgctgctgaagaaatattgGGAGTTTTTAAAAGAAGCATCGTCGAGTACGAGGAAGAGATCGATCGTCAGCGCAGACTGTTGGATATCGTTTTGAAGCCTGAAATAAAGTTACACAGGACAG AGCTCCCACAGCAACATGtgtgtaaggaggaggaggttgtccctgagcagcagctctgtattgAGGAGAGGAAGTCCAGTGTGGACcaagaggagccagagcctccagagattaaagaggaagaggaggaagtgtgcagcagtcaggagggagagcagcttgtaGTGAAGCAGGAGACTGATGGCTTTATGTTGACTCCTGCTGATGAGGAAAGTGAGCACAGTGAAGATCAGACTCTGGACTTCATTCATGATGACACTCAAAGTGCAGCAGAGAAAGAGTCTGTATTCAAAATGCCAGTTATAAGCTCTGTGATATCAGAAGCAACCAGTGAGCACCAGCTGCTCTGTCACAACTCTCATGTAGCTGAGAGCCAAGATGAGGAAGAATACCAGCATGGAGACTCAGGATCAACTAGAAACACAGAGCTTCAAGCAGAGAAAAGACATCATGAAAGTGAAATGAACAGTAACAGTCCACACACCTCTGCTGTGATAAACTTAAATACAGgtaaaaagcctttaaaatgtgacatatGTGGGAAAGTTTTTGAGTGCAAGTCAAAATTGCAGAGACACCTGAACagccacacag gtgagaggcCGTACCTTTGCAAGACCTGCGGGAAAAGATTCAGTGATGCATCAGTATTGAAAAGGCACATGacaatccacacaggtgagaagccgtatactTGTAAAGTATGTGGGAGAGCTTTCGGACGTAATGGTGACGTAAAAATCCACATGAGAacgcacacag gtgtaAAGGTGCATCACTTGAGCACAGAGGTTCCAGTTGAAGTCACACATATACAGGAGAGAgactgtttacatgcaaaacatgtggCAGAGCTTTCAGAGGCCTGTTCCATAAAGCATGCTAAGAAAAGTGGGGAGTGA